The proteins below are encoded in one region of Fundidesulfovibrio soli:
- the dapF gene encoding diaminopimelate epimerase, protein MCTVSALGKGVAFHKMQGCGNDFVIIDNRELRLPVEHMREWAIKVCRKCFGVGADGLIFLEQAPAGSGADVLWHFYNADGSRAEMCGNGARCASKLSSLLGLAGKSHVLSTDAGPVACEVLDNGQVKVRLTPATDLRPGQELDAAGQKLTVHFVNTGVPHAVVFLQDVSLADVKRLGNAVRFHEAFAPKGTNANFVQVKDSGHLLLRTYERGVEDETYACGTGACASAVIAHSLGLTGPEVEVTTTGGEVLGVSLAGGDVYLRGAAEVCFSGQLYPAALGLPGV, encoded by the coding sequence ATGTGCACCGTCTCCGCCCTGGGCAAGGGCGTCGCTTTCCATAAGATGCAGGGCTGCGGCAACGATTTCGTGATCATCGACAACCGGGAGCTGCGCCTCCCAGTGGAGCACATGCGCGAGTGGGCCATCAAGGTCTGCCGCAAGTGCTTCGGCGTGGGCGCGGACGGCCTGATCTTCCTGGAGCAGGCCCCGGCCGGTTCCGGCGCCGACGTGCTCTGGCACTTCTACAACGCCGACGGCTCCCGCGCCGAGATGTGCGGCAACGGCGCGCGCTGCGCCAGCAAGCTCTCCAGCCTGCTGGGCCTGGCCGGCAAGTCGCATGTGCTCTCCACGGACGCCGGGCCGGTGGCCTGCGAAGTGCTGGACAACGGACAGGTGAAGGTCCGCCTGACTCCCGCCACGGACCTGCGCCCCGGCCAGGAACTGGACGCCGCGGGCCAGAAGCTCACCGTGCACTTCGTGAACACCGGCGTGCCCCACGCCGTGGTCTTCCTGCAGGACGTCTCCCTGGCGGACGTGAAGCGCCTGGGCAACGCCGTGCGCTTCCACGAGGCCTTCGCCCCCAAGGGCACCAACGCCAACTTCGTGCAGGTGAAGGATTCCGGCCATCTGCTGCTGCGCACCTACGAGCGCGGCGTTGAGGACGAGACCTACGCCTGCGGCACCGGGGCCTGCGCCTCGGCCGTGATCGCCCACAGCCTGGGCCTGACCGGCCCCGAGGTGGAAGTCACCACCACCGGCGGCGAGGTGCTGGGCGTCAGCCTGGCCGGGGGCGACGTATACCTGCGCGGCGCGGCCGAGGTCTGCTTCAGCGGCCAGCTCTACCCCGCGGCCCTGGGCCTGCCGGGCGTCTAG